The window CCTTATGGAGGCCCTCCTCGCCATATTGAACGCCGTCAAAGCGCCGATAGGCAGAGTCGCCGCATCCCTCAAGTCGGCCCTAGTGGGCTCCACGTTCTTGGCGGGAGCCACCGCGTATTCCGCCATAGCTCCCTGGGTGGAGACTCCGATTATGGCCCCTCCAGTGATCTCGCACATCTGGGTCTCGCCGGAGAGGCAGTACCGACAGTGGCCGCAGTAGAGCCTGTTGTAGACCACCACGGCGTCCCCGCGCTGGGGGCTCGAAACGCCCGGCCCCACCTCCTCGACCACGCCGGCGAACTCGGAGCCGGGTATGTGGGGCATCGGCGACGCCTTTACGGCGCCGGCCACGACGTTGTAGTCGAGGGGGTTAACGCCGACGTAAGCCACCCTTATCAGGACCTCCCCGGGGCCGGGCCTGGGGACGGGGACGTCCTCGATCTTTAGGTTCTCCAACCCGGGCGCCGGGAAGACGGCGGCCCTCATATGCTACTTCTCCTCCACTACGTAGTTCCGGAGCACGCCGATCTTCTCGACCTCGGCCTCCACCACGTCGCCTCCCTTGAGGAACTTGCCTCTGGGGAACCCGACGCCGGGAGGCGTCCCGGTGAATATGAGGTCGCCCGGCTTCAGCGTTATGCCCTGGGAGGCCCAGTATATGAGCTGTTGTACGTTGAAGATAAGCTCGGAGGTGTTGCCCCTCTGCTCCACCGCGCCGTTTACCCTGAGCTCCAGGCCTAGCTTGTTGGGGTCCTCTATCTCGTCCCTAGTCACTATGTAGGGCCCCACAGGCGCGGCTGTGTCCATGGACTTCCCCCATATCCAGTTGAGGCCGTACTGGGTGGCCGGGTACTGCCAGTCCCTAAGGGATATGTCGTTGCCGACGGTGTAGCCGAAGACGTAGTCCAGGGCCCTCTCGGGAGGTATGTATTTGCCCGGCCTCCCCAAGACGACTACGAGCTCCACCTCCCAGTCCATCTTCTCGACCACCTTGTGCTTGACTACGGGCTGTTCGTGGCCGACCAGAGCGTTGGGTAGCTTGGGGAAGAAATAGGGCTTGGGCGGGGGCTCGTGCCCCATCTCCTTGCCGTGCGATTTGTAGTTCACCGCGACGGCCAAGATCTTCTCGGGGTTGGGGACCGGGGGCTCCCAGACTATATCCTTGGGGCTGAGCTTAGCCTCCTCGGGCGCTCTGCGGGAGATATACTCGACTATCTCCAGCGCCGGCCTCCCGGCCGCTATGAGCTTCCTCATGTCGTGGAGGAAGTCCGGCGCCTCGTAGGCGTCGTAGACGAGCGTGTAGGCCTTGGGGAGATCCACCACGAATCCGTCGAGGAACAGTCCGACTCTCCGCGCCTCGCCCTTCCTGAACGTCAACAACTTCATAGAGCAGTGTAACGAGGGTCTAAAAAAGTACTAGGCCTGGCAGTAATACGTCGCTACTGGGTGGAGAAGGCGTGTTTCAAGCTCTTCGAACAAATGGTCTAGGACGCGCCCCCTCCGCCGCACGACGTTGGAGAAGTCGGAAATACCTCGACGCCCGCCGGCGCAGCGGCCTCAGCCCCGAGCGAGCGCCGCGTCTAGATTGGGGGCCGCCAGCCATTCACGAACCTCGCGTCGCATCGCCGAAGCCGCAAATCGTGGCCGTAAGCGCGCTAGGACGACGTAACCCGGCTGTGATAGACGCAGACGCTACGGCTGGGATGGGCGCCCCGGGCCGACGATCGCGGGACTCGGCCCCTACGCCTATAGAGGATGCCGAGGGACGGGCCGCCGGCGTCTTCGGCCCAGTCGGCGGGCGCTGGGCTAGCCCCTCCTCTCCGCCTCCCTCCTCCTCAACAAGCCCCTCACTATCGCTATGTACATCACCAGTTTGGGGTAGTACCTGAATAGGTCTTCTCTCCCGGTCTCCCAAGCCTCCTTGTCGATAGCCTCGGCGATTCTCTCCAGCTCGGCCACGTCGTCCCACGTGTAGTCCTTGATGTCCTTATCCAGCAACTCGATCAGCCTTCTCCTAACCTCCTCGGTGTAGTACTTCGACTTTGCGAGGGGGACCAAAGCCCTAAGAGTTCCGCGCAACAGAACAGCCTCCGGCTCCGTTATGAGCCCCTTAGCGGCGAGGAAGTCTATCAAGGCGTTCTGGTATCCGTAGAAGGCCTCCCTCACCTGCACAAGGCCCTTTGCCAACTCCTCCACACGCGCCTCGATCCTATCGATGCGGCCGCCGAGTTCTACCCTCACGGACTCAATTTTTCTGTCTAGCGTGTAGTAGAGTACTACGATCGCGATTACTACAAGCGGCGCCTGTGCTATGAGCGAGCTGACTACGAATCCGAGATCTATCACGTAAGCCGCCGGCCTTCTCAGCTTATAAGCCTTATCCGCAACAGCCGCCGCCTAGAAACGCAAGCCGTCTGGGCGTCGCCCGCGGGGCCGTCATGTCTATGGTAGAGGCGGCCGGACGGAGCCGCGGCCCGCACGTAGCGGGAAGCTATCTGAGGTACCGCTCGACGGCCCTCCGCACGATTGGGTCCGGGATCGAGTAGAGATCGCCGGCCTTTTCGAGGATCCCCATCTTCACCAGATAGTGGAGCAAGGCGGTGAAGTTCTTGTCGTCTATCTCGGCCCCCTCGCGGGCCTCGACCGCCATCTTTATCTCGGACCACCTCATCGGCCTCAACGCGACGGCCTTCAATATGGCGCGGTATCTCTCCTCGGCCCTCGACTTCAGCAGAAATCTCTCGAGCTCGGCCGCCTCCTGCCGCGCCGCCGTATCGGCTATCTCCTCCAGGCCGCCCGCGCCCGCGGTCCTCGCCCAGCCGTAGTAGGTGAGCCAGCCGATGATGCCGTCTAGGAGATCCACGGCCCTCTCCAGCTCCTCCTCGGGCGGGCTGATCCCGGCCTCGCCGAAGCCCCTCCTCAAGAAGTCGAGCGCCTGCTCTCTGCCCAGCCTCCTCGTCCTTATCTCGACTACGGCCCTCCCGTAGAGAGGTGACTCGGGGTCGTCTAGCCTCAAGATATCGTACACGAGGCCTATCTGCGAGCCCGTGACGATGGCCACCAGGTTGGGCAGATTGTCGTAGATATACGCCAACAGCTTGGCCAGCCCCACCCCAGCCCCTCTCAGCTCCTGCACCTCGTCTATGGCCACGGCCACCCGCTCGCCGGCTTCCTCGGCTACGCGGTCCACGGCCTCCAGCAACGAGGCCAAGTCGGCGCCTCCCCCGCTCCAGCTCAACGCCACAGATAGGCCGTGCGCCGACACCGAGATCCCCCTCACCGAGCCGAGCGCCTGGATGAGCTTGTCCCTCAGGGAGGCCTCACGCCTGAGGAATTCCGTAAGGGCTCTGCCGAGCTCCGCCGCGAAGCCGCGCGCCGTGGCGCGGCCGGTCGCCAACGCGGCGCGTCTGGCGTCTATATAGATATGCGGCACGCGGAGGCCGTTGAGGAAGCTCCTCACCAGACTGGACTTGCCCGTCCGCCTAAGCCCCAACACGGCAGTGATGCGGCCTTTCTCATACCCCAGCCGCAACATACGGAGCTCCTCCTCGAAGTCGTAGAGCTCCTCAAGCGACTCCTTGGGCTCTAGCTTGAAGAGGGCTGGTACAACCACCAGTTACTGGTAGTACCACCAGTTAATAAACACATGGCGCGGCCGGCCGTCCATACGTCGCCCGTAATGCTAAAATTGGCGAATCGCCAAGCCTCCATGCGGAGGGCGCTAGCGGCTATGTTGGCCTTGCTCTCGGCGGGCTACGTTGCCGTGAACTTTGTGGGGTTGCCCGAGGCGTTGGTGGCCGAGAACCTGGCCTTCGCGGCCGTGTACGCGGCCTTGGCGGCGGCCATCTGGCGGGGCGGCGGGCCTCCGGCGTACGCCGTCTTGCTTGCGGCGGCCGCCTTCAACGCCGGGAGGGTGTCCGAGGTGATCTGGTCGCCCGCCGTGGGCTTGGGCCCCCTCGCCGCCCAACACCTTCCGCTACTGGCGTATCTGGCCGTGGTGGCTGTGTTGGCCGCGGTCCAGATAGCCAGAAGCGGCCGGTAGCTTATTTCTGGCGATATCGGCCAACACATGGCCTTCACTGGCGACTATCTGAGGAGGATAATGAGGCGCTACCCCACCGACGTGTCCGTCGTGACGACGGCCTATAGAGGCGCCTTCTACGGCCTCACCGCCAACTCCTTCATATCCCTCTCCCTGAACCCGCCCCTAGTCCTCGTGGCCATAGACAAGAGGGCCAGGACGCACGAGGCAGTCAAGGGATCCGGCGTCTACGCCGTCAACATACTTGCGCACGACATGGAGGAGATCGCCAGGAGGTTCGCCACGGCGCCGCCCGAAGAGCGGTTCAGAGACCTCAAGCTGGCGTTCGCGGCCACGGGAGTGCCCATACTGGCCGACGCCCTGGCCTACCTGGACTGCGAGGTCGTCGCCGAGTACCCTGGAGGAGACCACACCATATTTGTCGGCAGGGTGGTCGACGGCGCCGTGCTGAACGACAAGCCTCCGCTCATATACTACGACAGGGGATACCGGTCGCTTTGACACAATAGCAGGGGCTCTGGGCTGTGTAGCTCACGACGTCGCCGCAAGCCTCCCGGCCTTCAATTAAACCCCTCTGAAATTTGCCGCTGATAGCGGCTACAGCGAGCCCGGCATCGCGAACAGCAGTATGCTTTCCGTCGCGAAGGCCAGCGCCACGCCGGCCACCAACGACGCCCAGAACCTATAGCTGGTGAGCCCGCCCAGCTTGGGCAAGGCGCTGAGGTTGACGTGTAGCAAGGCGTATACAATAGAGGCCGTCGCCACGGTGTCGAGTGTGGCTATGAAGAGCCCTCCGCCGAGCCCCGTGTAGTATACAGCGGCCCCCGGGATCGCCGGCAGTCCGGCCAGGAGGGACAGACCCGCTATATACGCCGGCGAAGGCCTCGCGGCTCTATCCCCGAGCAACGGCCCAACTATGGCGAAGCCCTCTGTCGCGTTGTGGACGGCAAAGCCCACGGTGAAAAGCGCCGCCGAGGCCACGGCGCCTGCGAGGAGGCTGGCGGCTATGGCGAAGCCCTCGCCCACGTTGTGTATGCCGAGGGAGAGCGCCACTATAAACGCCGAGGCGGACGAAGGCGCCGCGCCCGCCCTAGCGCCCAGCCTCTCCGCCTTCGCAAAGACCACGAACGTCGCGACGAGGGCCGCAGTGGTAACAGCTACCGCCGCCAAGAAGTCCGGCAATGTGGCGGGCTTGGCCAGCCCCTCGACGTACTCAGACGCCTCGTGACCAGTCTCAAGGGCCAGATAGGCGAGGATCCCGCCGGCCATCGCCTGCAGAGTCCCCAGACTTTTTTGATCTAGCCTATACCTGGCGAGGTACATGGACCAGGCCCCTATTAACACAGTTATTCCAGCCAGGAACCCGTAGCCGATAGGCACCAGTTGGTCCATCGCGGTATTCCCCAATATGTACTTTTAAATATTAACAATGTTATTAGATCTTTTTAAAAACGATTTCGAAATTAAATTCGCTATGAACGCCGAAGGTCGGCAACAGTCTTTTATATTTTCAACACTGATATCTTAAGCTATATCGTTCCGTAGCCATGTTAGAAAGCCTTATCGGGCGCCGGGTTAGGCTAGTGTTAGCCAGACGCAACCAAGTGCCGAGGCAGGTCTAGAGGTGGCGGAGGGGATCCTGCCCACATCGCGATAGGGCGCTGGCTAGCTATGGCGAGTGGGTGAGGCGGCGGAGAGGGAATCGGCCGTGGAGGCCAAACTTGTGTATAGTTAAAAGCGGGTTTTTCATGCGCCGCGGCTTACCTTTTCGGCCTCCTTGATGACCTCGTCGTACGGCGGCTCGTTGCGCGGGTCGTCGCTGTGCCAGACGTACCTAATCGTGCCGCTCGGGTCGACAATGTAGACGGCTCTCTTGGCTAGGTGGAAGAGCGGCAGGCCGAGCAGGTTCGCCTGGACCACGTCGTACATGCCTATCACTATCCTGTTGTAGTCGGAGAGAAGCGTGAAGTTGAGCTTGTTGGCGTCCTTAAATGCCTTGAGCGCGAACGGGCTGTCCACCGAGATCGCCAACACCTCGGCGTTGGCCTTGTTCAGAAGCGCCATCTTGTCGCGGAACGTGCACAGCTCCTTGGTACATACCGAGGTGAAGGCGCCGGGGAAGAAGAGGAGCACCACGGGCCTCCCCCTCTTCAACACCTCGGACAGCCGCACCGGCTTCAGCTCCTCGCTGAGTAGCTCGAAATCCGGAGCCTTGTCGCCTACTTTGAGCACCATAGCCGTGCGTCGATGGACATTTTTAAACATTGGTCCACAACGTTATCACGGCGATAAGATCTCCGAAGAACGGCAGACGCCTCCGCGACGGCCGCGTGGCTTCAAAAGTAAAGATATAAACTCAACAAAGTATATTGATCTGATTTAATTATATATTTCGCTTAGGTTATGCTTCCGCCTTGGCTCGCCACGACAGCCGGCGATTATGGGTCTATCTCGAGGATCAGGCAAGCCCTCAACCGCTACGGGCTCTACACGGTATGCGAGGGCGCCCGGTGCCCCAACATATTTAGATGCTGGGGCGAGGGCACCGCGACGTTCATGATACTTGGGGAGGTCTGCACCAGGTCTTGCAGGTTCTGCTCGGTGCGCACCGGGGATCCCAGAGGCCTCGTCGATATGGGCGAGGCCGAGAGGCTCGCCAAAGCCGTCAAGGAGCTGGGGTTGCGGTACGTGGTGGTGACCTCGGTGGCGAGGGACGATCTGCCCGACGGAGGGGCCTCCGCCTTCGCCGAGGCGGTGAGGTTGCTGAAGGGCGCCGGCGCGTTGGTCGAGGTGTTGGTGCCCGACTTCGGGGGGAGCGCCGAGGCGGTAGCCGCAGTGGTGAGGTCGGGACCCGACGTCTTCGCGCACAACATCGAGACCGTGCGGCGGCTGACCCCCTCGGTGAGAGACAGGAGGGCGGGCTACGACAGGTCTCTGGCCGTCTTGAGGGCCGCCAAGGAGTTCGGGGCGCCCTTGACCAAGTCGGGCCTCATGTTGGGCCTAGGCGAGACCTTCGAGGAGGTAGTGGAGGCCCTCGACGATCTGCGGAGGGCGGACGTGGACATAGTCACAATAGGGCAGTACATAAGGCCGACCGGCTCCCCGAGGCACATCAAGCCGGCTAGATACGTCACGCCCGAGGAGTTCGAGAAGCTGGGCGATGTCGCCAGGGCCATGGGGTTCAAGGCCGTGGCGTCGGGGCCGTTGGTGAGGAGCTCCTACATGGCGGCCGAGTTATATAGGGAGGCCTTGAGGAATATAGTATACATAAGTTAAAACTTATATATTAATTTCGATTTAGCTAGTGTGTTGGAAACAAATTTAGAAATTCCTAGACAGTATAGAACAGAAGTTAAACAGCCGCAGATCTTCAGAGTGCTCGGCCAAGACGGCGAGCCCAACGAGGCCTACGAGATAGGCTATAAGCCGACCGAGGGCGAGCTGGCCAAGGCGTATAGGTGGATGGTGGTCGGCAGGACTCTCGACAAGTACGCCTTGATGTACCACAGGATGGGCAAGGTGAGGTCCACCTACGGGCCTCACGAGGGGCACGAGGCCGCGGACGCCGGCACGGCGCTGGCGCTCAGGCCGGAGGACTGGGTGGCGCCGCACTACAGGAACTTGACTCTCGTCATCGCCCGCGGCGTCCCGCTGGAGGTTATATGGGCCAAGTTCTTCGCCAAGTCCGGCGACCCCGACAAGGGCAGGAACCTCACGATCGAGTGGGGCGGCTTCAAGAAATGGCGCATTCTGTCGATTGGCGCCCCTATAGGCCACCAGTACGTGTACGCGGCTGGGTTCGCCTACGCGCTGAGGTATATGAAGAGGGACGAGGTGGTGGCGGCCTACATCGGCGACGGCGGCACCTCGACCGGCGGCTTCCACGCAGGCTTGAACTTCGCCGGGGTCTACAAGGTCCCCGCGGCGTTCTTCATCTACAACAACCAATACGCCATATCCATGCCGGTGGCCAGACAGACCGCGGTGGAGCGGCTGGCGACCAAGGCGGCGGCATACGGGATAGAGGGCGTCTCGGCCGACGGTATGGATCTCCTGGCGGTTGTCAAGACGGCCAAATGGGCGGTCGAGAAGGCGAGGCGCGGGGAGCCAGCGTTGGTGGAGTACGTGATGTACCGCTTCGGCCCCCACACCACGGCCGACGATCCCCTGACCAGGTATAGGGACCAGAAGGAGGTTGAGGAGTGGAGGCGTTGGGATCCTCTGGCCAGGCTGGAGCGCTTCCTGATAAGGTCGGGGATATACAGCGAGAGCGACGTGAGGACTATCTGGGAGGAGGCGGAGAGGGAGGTCAAGGAGGCCGCCAAGGCGGCGGAGGCAATGCCCGACGTGCCCGTCGAGGAGGCGGTAAGGGACGTCTACAGCTTCGTCCCCAAGTCGCTCCAGGAATGGCTGGGGGAGCTATGATCGCCAATATGGCCAAGGCCATAAACATGGCGTTGCACGAGGAGATGGCGAGGGACGAGCGGGTTGTCGTGTTGGGCGAGGACGTGGGGAGGAGAGGCGGCGTCTTCCTCGTGACCGAGGGGCTCTACGAGAGGTTCGGCCCCGAGAGGGTGATAGACACGCCGCTCAACGAGGGCGGCATATTGGGCTTCGCGCTGGGGATGGCCATGGCCGGGCTGAAGCCGGTCGCCGAGATACAGTTCGTGGACTTCATATGGACCGGCGCCGACGAGCTTCTGAACCACATAGCGAAGCTCAGGTATAGATCCGGCGGCGAGTACAAGGCTCCGCTGGTCGTCAGAGCGCCGGTGGGCTCGGGCGTCAAGAGCGGGCTGTACCACAGCCAGAGCCCCGAGGCCGTGTTCGTCCACACGCCGGGCCTGGTCGTGGTCATGCCGTCGACGCCCTACAACGCCAAGGGGTTGCTCAAGGCGGCCATAAGGGGGGACGACCCGGTCGTCTTCCTCGAGCCGAAGATACTCTACAGATCGCCGAGGGAGGAGATCCCCGACGGGGACTACGTGGTCGAGATAGGGAAGGCCAGAGTGGCCAGGGAGGGCGACGACGTCACGGTAGTGGCCTACGGGGCGATGGTCCACAGAGCGTTGGAGGCGGCCGAGAAGGCCAAGGCGTCTGTGGAGGTCGTAGACCTGCTCACGCTCAACCCTATGGACGTCGACGCGGTCCTCAAGAGCGTGTCGAAGACCGGGAGGCTGGTTGTGGCCTACGACGCGCCCAAGACCGCCGGGCTCGGCGCAGAGGTGGCCGCCGTAGTCGCCGAGAAGGCCTTGGACAAGCTCGCGGCGCCTGTCGTGAGGGTGGCGGGTCCCGACGTGCCGCAGAGCCCCGTGGCCCACGACGCCATCTACGCGCCGACGGTCGAGCGTATATTGAAGGCGATAGAAAAGGTGATGGCGTACTGATGGAGTTCAAGTTCCCCGATCTGGGAGAGGGCCTCGTCGAGGGCGAGATCGTCAAGTGGCACGTGAAGGAGGGGGACTACGTCAAGGAGGGCGATCCCCTGGTAGACGTAATGACGGAGAAGGCCACGGTCACCCTCCCCGCCCCCGCCGCGGGCAAGGTAGTCAAGATCTTGGCCAAGGAGGGCCAGGTAGTCAAGGTGGGCCAGACGCTGTGCGTAATCGAGCCGGCGGAGGGCGAGGCGAAACAAGCCGAGAGGCCCCAGGCCGAGGCGGCCCAGCAAGCCCCCCGCGAGGTGGCCGCCATGCCTGCCGCCAGAAGGCTCGCCAGAGAGCTCGGCGTAGATCTCGCCAAGGTCAAGGGCACAGGCCCCGGCGGGGTGATAACAGTCGAGGACGTAAGGAGATATGCCGAGGAGCTCAAGGCCAAGGGAGGGGAGGCGCCGGAGGCCCCCAAAGCCGCCGAGGCGCCTAAGGCTGTCGGGGGCGCCGAGGAGGCGGAGGTGATCCCCGTGAGGGGCATTAGGAGGGCCGTTGCGGAGAAGATGACGAAGGCGAAGAGGCTCGTCCCGCACGCCTACCATCTGGAGGAGGTGGACCTCACCGAGCTCATAAGGCTTCGCGAGAGGCTGAAGGCCGAGGCGGAGCGGCGGGGCGTCAAGCTGACGCTTCTGCCCTTCGTGGCGAGGGCCGTCGCGCTGGCGTTGAGGGAGTTCCCTATGCTGAACTCCGAGTACGACGAGGAGAAGAACGCCATAGTTGTGAGGAAGGCGGTGAACTTGGGCATAGCCGTAGACACAGAGCAGGGCCTAGTGGTGGTCGTGGTGAGGGACGCCGATAGGAAGGGCGTGTTGGAGCTGGCCAAGGAGATCGCGGCGCTCGCCGAGAAGGCCAGGTCCGGCAAGCTGGATATACAAGACGTCAGGGGCTCCACGTTCACCATAAGCAACATAGGCGCCGTGGGAGGGCTCGGCGGCCTCTCCATACTCAACTACCCCGAGGCCGCTATCATGGCCGTCGGCCAGGCCAAGAAGAAGCCGTGGGTTGTCGAGGGCAGGATAGAGATAAGGGATATAGCCCTCGTGGCGGTCAGCTTCGACCACAGAGTGGTCGACGGGGCGTACGTGGCCAGGTTCGTGAACAGGGTGAGGGAGCTCTTGGAGAGGCCCGAGCTCCTCTTGCTATGAAGCTCGTCGTGGTGGGCGGCGGGCCGGCCGGCTACGCGGCGGCCATAAGGGCGAGGCACCTCGGCATCGACGTGGTCCTCGTGGAGGCGGAGCACGTCGGCGGAGAGTGCACCAACCACGCCTGTATCCCCTCGAAGGCTTTGCTCCACGCGGCGGAGGTCTTCCGCGCGGCGGCCTCGGCGCCGTGGCTTGCCGGCCAGCCCTCCTTCAAGTGGAGGGAGGCCGTTGCGTGGAAGGACAAGGTGGTGGAGAGGCTGAGGCGCGGGATAGAGTTCCTCCTCAAGTCGGCCGGCGTGGAGGTGGTGCGGGGGCTGGCGAGGCCGGGCCCCGGCAAGTCCGTGGAGGTGGACGGCAGGAGGATAGAGTACGACTTCCTCCTCCTGGCGACGGGCAGCGAGCCCGTCGAGCTGCGCCAGCTACCCCGCGGCGGGAGGGTGGTGGGCACCCGGGAGGTCTTCAGCCTAGAGGAGGCCCCCGCGTCGGTGGTGGTCGTCGGGGGAGGCGCCGCGGGCGTCGAGGCCGCCTCCCTGTTCTCGATGATAGGGGCAGACGTCCACCTAGTGGAGGTCATGGACAGGCTCCTCCCCGGCCTCGACCCAGACGTCTCTAGGCAGGTGGAGAGATCCCTCGCGGGCAGAGGAGTCAAGGTGCACACATCAAGCGAGGTCGCCAAGGCGACAGACGGCGGGAGGTCGGTCCGCCTAAAGCTGTCGACGCGCGAAGGCGAGAAGGAGGTGGAGGCCGAGCTGGTCGTCGTGGCGGTGGGCAGACGCCCCAGGCCAGGCCCCTTCGCCTCGCTAGGCCTCGAGCTGGACTCCAGAGGAGCCGTGAAGACCGACCAGTCCATGAGGACGAGCCTGCCCTGGGTGTACGCGGCGGGGGACGTGGCGGGGCCGCCGTACTACGCCCACAAGGCCTACGCCCAGGCCAAGGTCGCCGTGGAGAACATGGCGGGGCTCAAATCGGCCTACGAGCCCCGGGCCGTGCCCGCGGTCATATTCAGCGACCCCGAGGTGGTGTCTGTCGGCCTCACAGAGGAGGAGGCGGCTAGAAGGGGGTATAGGCCCAAGTCGGCCAGAGTGCCCCTATCGGCGATCGGGCGCGCCGTGGCGACGGACTCCTCCGAGGGCTTCGCCAAGCTCGTCTACGACGGGGAGAGCCGCATAGTGCTGGGCGTCCACATGGTGGGGCGCGGCGTCTCGGAGCTGGCCGGCGAGGCCGCGGCCCTCGTCGAGTTCTACGCCACCGTCGACGACCTCGCGCTGGTGGTCCACCCCCACCCCACGCTCTCGGAGGTGTTCGTGGAGCTGGCCGAGGCGGCCCTCGGCAAGCCGACGCACGTGGCCAAGCTATGAGGATCGTCTGGATCGGCAGGACGAGGTACCCGGAGGCCTGGCGGTTGATGAAGTCTATCCACAGAGCGGTCGCCTCGGGGCTTCTAGACGACGTCGTATTGGTCACGGAACACGACCCCGTGGTGACGGTGGGCAAACACGGGAGGGTCAACAACGTGTTGAGGTGGGACGTGCCCGTCTACGTGGTGGAGAGGGGAGGGGACGCCACGTACCACGGCCCCGGGCAGGCGGTGGTGTACCCCGTAGTGGTCTTGAGGTGGCCGTTGCGGCGCTACATAGACGCGTTGGAGAACGCGGTCATAGCGGCGTTGGGGCGCTACGGGATAGAGGCGGGGAAGAACCCCGGCCATAGGGGGGTCTGGATCGGCGGGAAGAAAATAGCCAGCTTGGGAATAGCGGTGGAGGACAACACGGCGTACCACGGAGTCGCCGTAAACGTCTCAATTGACGTGGGCGAGTTCGCCAGGATAAACCCCTGCGGGCTGCCGGCCTCCCTCATGACGTCGATGAGGCTACTCGGCGTCGACGCCGACGTCAAGGACGTGGGCATACAGACGGCGCTCAGCCTAGCCAAGGAGCTCGGCCTGCCCGCCGAGATCTCCGAGAAGGCCCCCGACGTGCCTCTACTGCCGGTCGAGCTGAGGCCGGTGCAAGTCCAGGAGGCGGGGCCTCCCCCGGAGCGATAGCCTTTTAAATAGAACGGGATTCCGAATCGTGAAGATAGTGGCGACCTACCGGTTTTCGCGGGACGACTCCTGCCACAAGCTGGGGCTCAGACACCCCGCATACCTCGTCATGGAGAAGATGAAGGAGCTGGGGCCCGGCCAGGCCCTGGAGGTCGTCACCGACGACTACGACTGGGCTCTGACCATAGAGATGATAGCCAAGGGCGCCAACTACGGAGTCGAGCGCGGCGAGGCGGGCGGGCTCCAGAGGATAGTGGTATACAAGCCCTAGC of the Thermoproteus uzoniensis 768-20 genome contains:
- the lpdA gene encoding dihydrolipoyl dehydrogenase, translated to MKLVVVGGGPAGYAAAIRARHLGIDVVLVEAEHVGGECTNHACIPSKALLHAAEVFRAAASAPWLAGQPSFKWREAVAWKDKVVERLRRGIEFLLKSAGVEVVRGLARPGPGKSVEVDGRRIEYDFLLLATGSEPVELRQLPRGGRVVGTREVFSLEEAPASVVVVGGGAAGVEAASLFSMIGADVHLVEVMDRLLPGLDPDVSRQVERSLAGRGVKVHTSSEVAKATDGGRSVRLKLSTREGEKEVEAELVVVAVGRRPRPGPFASLGLELDSRGAVKTDQSMRTSLPWVYAAGDVAGPPYYAHKAYAQAKVAVENMAGLKSAYEPRAVPAVIFSDPEVVSVGLTEEEAARRGYRPKSARVPLSAIGRAVATDSSEGFAKLVYDGESRIVLGVHMVGRGVSELAGEAAALVEFYATVDDLALVVHPHPTLSEVFVELAEAALGKPTHVAKL
- the lipB gene encoding lipoyl(octanoyl) transferase LipB, which codes for MRIVWIGRTRYPEAWRLMKSIHRAVASGLLDDVVLVTEHDPVVTVGKHGRVNNVLRWDVPVYVVERGGDATYHGPGQAVVYPVVVLRWPLRRYIDALENAVIAALGRYGIEAGKNPGHRGVWIGGKKIASLGIAVEDNTAYHGVAVNVSIDVGEFARINPCGLPASLMTSMRLLGVDADVKDVGIQTALSLAKELGLPAEISEKAPDVPLLPVELRPVQVQEAGPPPER